A part of Podarcis muralis chromosome 15, rPodMur119.hap1.1, whole genome shotgun sequence genomic DNA contains:
- the IFT20 gene encoding intraflagellar transport protein 20 homolog has protein sequence MAKDILGEAGFHFDELNKLRVLDPEVSQQTTELKEECKVFVDKIAEFKKIVGGLIELVDQLAKTTENEKIKAIGARNLLKSIAKQREAQQQQLQALIAEKTTQLERYRIEYQTLCKIEADQNEFIDQFIFQK, from the exons ATGGCCAAAGATATCCTAGGCGAAGCGGGCTTTCACTTTGACGAACTGAACAAACTGAGGGTTTTGGACCCGGAGGTGTCCCAGCAAACGACTGAGCTGAAAGAGGAATGCAAAGTATTTGTAGACA AAATTGCAGAATTTAAGAAAATAGTGGGTGGCCTCATCGAACTTGTAGATCAGCTAGCAAAAACAACCGAAAATGAGAAGATTAAG GCAATTGGTGCCCGCAACTTGCTGAAGTCCATAGCGAAGCAAAGAgaagcccagcagcagcagcttcaggcGCTGATAGCCGAGAAGACAACACAGCTGGAAAG GTACCGCATCGAATATCAAACGCTGTGTAAAATAGAAGCGGACCAGAACGAATTCATCGACCAATTCATTTTCCagaagtag